One Arthrobacter sp. StoSoilB20 DNA segment encodes these proteins:
- a CDS encoding Lrp/AsnC ligand binding domain-containing protein, producing MITAFVLIKTDASRIPETAEQISAIQGISEVYSVTGEWDLIAVARVTKHEELADVIADKLSKVGSVVHTTTHIAFRAYSQHDLDAAFALGFE from the coding sequence GTGATCACCGCTTTCGTCCTGATCAAAACAGATGCCTCACGCATCCCGGAGACCGCCGAGCAGATCTCTGCCATCCAAGGCATCAGTGAGGTCTACTCCGTCACGGGCGAATGGGACCTCATAGCCGTGGCCAGAGTTACCAAGCACGAAGAGTTGGCGGACGTTATCGCGGACAAACTGTCCAAAGTGGGTTCCGTGGTCCACACCACCACCCACATCGCCTTCCGGGCGTATTCGCAGCACGACCTCGACGCGGCGTTTGCCCTCGGGTTCGAGTAG
- the iolD gene encoding 3D-(3,5/4)-trihydroxycyclohexane-1,2-dione acylhydrolase (decyclizing) — MGTATRRMTVAQAVVEFLSKQYTVDSINGVEYRERLIPGTFGIFGHGNVAGVGQALKQYQAADPGIMPYYQGRNEQAQVHQAVGYARHTRRRQTFAISTSIGPGSSNLLTGAALATTNRLPVLLLPSDTFATRAADPVLQQLELPYAYDITVNDAFRPLSRFFDRVSRPEQLFSAFHHGLRVLTDPAETGAVTISLPQDVQAEAFEVPEEFLSEREWRIRRPEAEDDDISRAMEAIRAAKRPLIIAGGGVLYAYANEELAKFAELTGIPVGNTQAGVGVLPWDHKQSVGAIGSTGTTAANAIAAEADLVIGIGTRYEDFTTASRTAFQNPDVKFVNINVAPIDAYKHGTTLPIVADARKALVKLNSALGGYRVGADLEEKTASEKKRWNAIVDEAFETRHTPLPAQNEIIGATNNAMDDHDVVICAAGSLPGDLHKMWRVRDPFGYHVEYAYSCMGYEIPGGLGVKRAALAEAAAGGVDRDVVVMVGDGSYLMMHTELVTAVAERIKLIVVLIQNHGYASIGSLSESLGSQRFGTQYRVLDAEQHSFDAGEKLPIDLATNAESLGAKVIRIEPGEHVIEALGAAIKEAKAAPETGPIVIHIESDPLLDAPDSESWWDVPVSAVSDLESTQQAYQTYTQHKNRQRKLLG, encoded by the coding sequence ATGGGTACAGCAACCCGTCGAATGACTGTGGCGCAGGCCGTAGTCGAATTCCTGTCCAAGCAATACACCGTGGATTCCATTAACGGCGTGGAGTACCGTGAGCGGCTCATTCCGGGAACGTTCGGCATTTTCGGCCACGGCAATGTGGCTGGTGTGGGCCAGGCATTGAAGCAGTACCAGGCTGCGGACCCTGGAATCATGCCTTACTACCAAGGCCGTAATGAGCAGGCCCAGGTACACCAGGCTGTCGGCTACGCCCGGCATACGCGCCGCCGCCAGACGTTCGCGATCAGCACCTCGATTGGTCCGGGGTCTTCAAACCTTTTGACCGGTGCTGCATTGGCTACCACCAACCGCCTTCCCGTGCTGTTGTTGCCGAGCGACACCTTCGCAACCCGCGCGGCAGACCCGGTTTTGCAGCAGCTCGAGCTCCCGTATGCGTACGACATCACTGTCAACGATGCCTTCCGTCCACTGTCCAGGTTCTTTGACAGGGTTTCCCGCCCGGAGCAGTTGTTTTCTGCATTCCACCACGGCCTGCGCGTCCTGACGGACCCGGCTGAGACCGGCGCAGTGACCATTTCGTTGCCGCAGGATGTCCAGGCCGAGGCGTTCGAGGTCCCTGAGGAATTCCTGTCCGAGCGCGAATGGCGGATACGCCGCCCCGAAGCGGAGGATGACGATATCAGCCGTGCGATGGAGGCTATCCGCGCCGCCAAGCGCCCGCTGATCATTGCCGGCGGTGGTGTCCTTTACGCCTACGCCAACGAGGAACTTGCCAAATTCGCCGAGTTGACGGGTATTCCCGTAGGAAACACTCAAGCCGGTGTCGGCGTCCTTCCGTGGGACCACAAACAATCTGTCGGTGCAATCGGTTCCACCGGTACGACGGCGGCCAACGCCATTGCAGCCGAGGCGGACCTCGTCATTGGCATCGGCACGCGTTACGAGGACTTCACCACCGCGTCCCGCACCGCGTTCCAGAACCCTGACGTGAAGTTCGTGAACATCAACGTGGCGCCGATCGACGCCTACAAGCACGGCACCACGCTGCCGATCGTCGCTGACGCCCGCAAGGCCCTGGTTAAGCTCAACAGTGCCCTGGGCGGTTACCGGGTCGGTGCCGATCTCGAAGAAAAAACGGCAAGCGAAAAGAAGCGCTGGAACGCAATCGTGGACGAGGCTTTCGAAACCCGGCACACGCCGTTGCCGGCCCAAAACGAAATCATCGGGGCCACCAACAACGCCATGGACGACCACGACGTAGTCATCTGCGCCGCGGGTTCGTTGCCCGGTGACCTGCACAAGATGTGGCGCGTCCGGGACCCGTTCGGGTACCACGTGGAATACGCCTATTCCTGCATGGGCTACGAGATTCCAGGCGGCCTGGGCGTCAAGCGCGCAGCGCTGGCCGAAGCTGCAGCGGGCGGCGTCGACAGGGATGTGGTGGTCATGGTGGGGGACGGTTCCTACCTGATGATGCATACCGAACTGGTTACCGCCGTCGCCGAACGCATCAAGCTGATTGTCGTGCTCATCCAGAACCACGGCTATGCCTCCATCGGTTCGCTCTCCGAGTCCCTCGGCTCGCAGCGTTTCGGCACGCAGTACCGCGTCCTGGACGCTGAGCAACACAGCTTCGACGCCGGTGAGAAGCTTCCCATCGACCTCGCCACGAACGCCGAGTCCCTCGGCGCGAAGGTCATCCGTATCGAACCGGGGGAGCACGTCATCGAAGCCCTCGGCGCCGCCATCAAGGAAGCCAAGGCTGCCCCGGAAACGGGCCCGATCGTGATCCACATTGAGTCCGATCCTCTGCTGGACGCGCCGGACTCCGAGTCATGGTGGGACGTTCCGGTCTCAGCTGTTTCTGATCTCGAATCCACCCAGCAGGCCTACCAGACCTACACCCAGCACAAGAACCGCCAGCGCAAGCTGCTCGGCTAA
- a CDS encoding Lrp/AsnC family transcriptional regulator, with product MQEYELDERDFRLLHALQIRPRAPWAALAPIVGADAATLSRRWTALKDAGLAWVTSYPGLGTKYSGAVVEIDCAPASILRATEELAGDPQVMTIHQTAGGRDLLVTLLCSTEAELSYFLLERLCTVEGIRSTRTHRAIKLLSDAKQWRLRSLHDTESRLLERNLPEPTSTGRGITAEHEKQLALLLKLDGRIPVADISNTLGISPAKARNALAAVVAENRLTLRLEVARSYTPWPVNVWYFMRVPATKVEVVARRLSTLEEVRMVTTTGGMYSIIMTVWLRRVEDMTLLERQLGERLPFAEIMDRSIVLRTPKHMGHRLDPSGKRTA from the coding sequence ATGCAGGAATATGAACTCGACGAGCGGGATTTCCGCTTGTTGCACGCACTGCAGATCCGTCCCCGCGCCCCATGGGCAGCGCTTGCTCCTATAGTCGGGGCCGATGCCGCAACGCTTTCGAGGCGGTGGACCGCACTGAAGGACGCCGGATTGGCGTGGGTGACGTCCTACCCTGGATTGGGGACCAAATACTCCGGGGCCGTCGTAGAGATCGACTGTGCGCCAGCCAGCATCCTCCGCGCCACAGAAGAACTTGCCGGCGATCCACAGGTGATGACCATCCACCAAACCGCCGGGGGAAGGGACCTGCTTGTTACCTTGCTGTGCTCCACAGAGGCCGAGCTGAGCTACTTTCTGCTCGAACGGCTTTGCACCGTTGAGGGGATCCGCAGCACCCGGACGCACAGGGCCATCAAGCTTTTGTCCGACGCCAAGCAGTGGCGGCTCCGGTCACTCCACGACACGGAATCCCGGCTGTTGGAACGTAACCTCCCGGAGCCCACATCGACGGGCCGCGGGATCACTGCCGAACACGAGAAACAATTGGCACTGCTTCTCAAGCTCGATGGCCGCATTCCCGTTGCAGACATTTCCAACACGCTTGGGATAAGTCCTGCGAAGGCGAGGAACGCCCTGGCCGCGGTCGTTGCCGAAAACCGCTTGACCTTGCGGCTGGAAGTCGCCAGGTCCTACACCCCTTGGCCAGTGAACGTGTGGTACTTCATGCGGGTCCCCGCCACCAAGGTGGAAGTAGTGGCCCGGAGGTTGTCGACCCTGGAAGAGGTGCGGATGGTCACAACTACGGGCGGTATGTACTCCATCATCATGACGGTGTGGCTTCGCCGGGTCGAAGACATGACCCTTCTTGAGCGGCAATTGGGAGAGCGACTGCCCTTTGCCGAAATCATGGACCGGTCAATCGTCCTTCGGACCCCAAAACACATGGGCCACCGGCTTGATCCCAGCGGGAAGCGGACCGCATGA
- a CDS encoding VOC family protein encodes MTTRLNPYISFRDNAREAITFYESVFGGELNISTFGDYQASQDPAEADKVMHAMLETPGGLTLMAADTPNGMSFNPGDNISVSLSGEASDEGELRGFWDKLVDGGTVTVPLEAAPWGDTFGMCIDKFGIGWLVNIAGTQQGEPQTA; translated from the coding sequence ATGACAACCCGACTCAATCCCTACATCTCATTCCGGGATAACGCCCGGGAAGCGATCACCTTTTATGAATCCGTTTTCGGTGGCGAACTGAATATCAGCACCTTCGGCGACTACCAGGCGAGCCAGGATCCTGCCGAAGCCGACAAAGTCATGCATGCCATGTTGGAAACCCCGGGCGGATTGACCCTCATGGCGGCAGACACACCCAACGGCATGTCTTTCAATCCTGGAGACAACATCTCAGTGTCATTGAGCGGCGAAGCGTCTGACGAAGGTGAACTCCGGGGCTTCTGGGACAAGCTGGTCGACGGCGGCACTGTCACTGTTCCCCTTGAGGCGGCGCCCTGGGGCGATACGTTCGGGATGTGTATCGACAAATTCGGTATCGGCTGGCTGGTCAACATTGCCGGCACCCAGCAGGGGGAGCCGCAGACTGCATAG
- a CDS encoding c-type cytochrome, with product MKALSQKRRHPLAAIALLLMGLLLTGGLYAVATTVNQAKADTTSFSASDVEEGGKLFAANCATCHGMGASGTQDGPSLVGVGAAAVDFQVGTGRMPMQMSGPQAQQKPAQFNAEQTKQLSAYVASLGAGPAIPEEHLLDGKGDAANGGELFRVNCAMCHNAAAAGGALTRGKFAPALAGVSPEHIYEAMVTGPQNMPVFNDSNITPEDKRDIITFLTTIEANGSPGGADLGSLGPVSEGLFVWIAGLGVIIAFTIWLTSRTS from the coding sequence GTGAAGGCACTATCGCAGAAGCGACGTCACCCACTGGCAGCCATTGCGCTGCTGTTGATGGGCCTCCTCCTCACTGGTGGGCTCTACGCCGTTGCCACAACTGTCAATCAGGCCAAGGCCGACACCACAAGCTTCAGCGCCAGTGACGTAGAAGAAGGCGGCAAGCTCTTTGCCGCCAACTGCGCCACCTGCCACGGCATGGGTGCGTCCGGAACCCAGGACGGCCCCTCGCTGGTCGGCGTGGGTGCTGCAGCCGTTGACTTCCAGGTTGGCACCGGTCGTATGCCCATGCAGATGAGTGGACCGCAGGCCCAGCAGAAGCCCGCCCAGTTCAACGCAGAGCAGACCAAGCAGCTGTCCGCTTACGTTGCTTCCCTTGGCGCCGGACCGGCCATTCCCGAAGAGCACCTTCTCGACGGCAAGGGAGATGCCGCCAACGGTGGCGAACTCTTCCGCGTGAACTGCGCCATGTGCCACAACGCAGCCGCTGCCGGCGGTGCCTTGACCCGAGGCAAGTTCGCTCCTGCACTTGCAGGTGTCAGCCCGGAGCACATCTACGAGGCCATGGTCACCGGCCCGCAGAACATGCCTGTCTTCAATGACTCCAACATCACCCCTGAAGACAAGCGCGACATCATCACCTTCCTGACGACCATCGAAGCCAACGGTTCTCCCGGTGGAGCGGATCTTGGATCGCTTGGTCCCGTATCCGAAGGTTTGTTCGTCTGGATTGCCGGCCTGGGTGTCATCATCGCATTCACCATCTGGTTGACGTCCCGCACGTCCTGA
- a CDS encoding tautomerase family protein: MPLVRIDLNAGRSPEELGQISRSIHEAILAEYRIPERDYFHIVTEHAPGQIFAQDAGLGFERSSNVVMIQIFTQEGRSREAKQSLFAAIAARLGEVGVAGEDVFLGYVENTAGDWSFGFGRAQYLTGELAVPAK, encoded by the coding sequence ATGCCATTGGTTCGAATCGACCTCAACGCCGGCAGGAGCCCGGAAGAGCTGGGGCAAATCAGTAGAAGCATCCATGAGGCAATACTCGCCGAGTATCGCATTCCGGAGCGCGACTACTTCCATATCGTCACCGAGCATGCGCCGGGTCAAATTTTCGCCCAGGATGCGGGGCTCGGGTTTGAGCGTTCGTCGAATGTCGTCATGATCCAGATCTTCACCCAGGAAGGCCGCAGCCGTGAGGCCAAGCAGTCCCTTTTTGCGGCCATAGCGGCGCGATTGGGTGAGGTTGGCGTTGCGGGCGAGGATGTCTTCCTTGGCTATGTCGAAAACACGGCTGGTGATTGGTCCTTCGGCTTTGGCCGCGCCCAGTACCTCACGGGGGAGCTTGCGGTTCCCGCCAAATAG
- a CDS encoding deoxyribose-phosphate aldolase, producing MSLNEDPRRYEHLSRVRLEDPEAVARAAATRRRHPGLKHGKQNFIVAADHPARGALAVGTQPMAMADRRDLLDRLQVALANPAVDGILASPDIMDDLLLLGALEGKLVFGSMNRGGLAGLVNEFDDRFTGHTAAALEALGADGGKMLTRICLGDPDTVATLEATAKAIDSLAERKLIAMVEPFLSVRDSHGKVRNDLRADAVIKSVGIAEGLGSTSAYTWMKLPVVDEMERVMASTTLPTVLLGGDPAGTQDEIFASWQAALALPGVQGLTVGRTLLYPADGDVAGAVATAASLLNHSGAEASAPGDRGISDRIPVKVSE from the coding sequence ATGAGCCTGAATGAGGACCCCCGCCGTTATGAACACTTGAGCCGTGTCCGGTTGGAAGATCCGGAGGCGGTAGCCCGGGCTGCGGCCACCCGACGCAGACACCCAGGCCTCAAGCACGGTAAGCAGAATTTCATCGTTGCCGCTGATCACCCGGCCCGGGGTGCCTTGGCCGTTGGTACCCAGCCTATGGCCATGGCCGATCGGCGCGATCTGTTGGATCGGCTGCAGGTTGCCCTGGCGAACCCTGCCGTTGATGGCATTTTGGCCTCACCTGACATCATGGATGACCTCCTGCTGCTCGGCGCTTTGGAGGGAAAACTCGTCTTCGGGTCCATGAACCGCGGGGGACTGGCCGGACTGGTCAATGAATTTGATGACCGCTTTACCGGGCATACCGCTGCAGCGCTGGAAGCACTCGGAGCCGATGGCGGCAAAATGCTGACACGCATCTGCCTGGGTGACCCGGACACCGTGGCCACCTTGGAAGCAACGGCCAAGGCGATCGACTCTTTGGCTGAGCGGAAGCTCATTGCCATGGTTGAGCCCTTCCTTTCGGTGCGTGATTCCCATGGCAAAGTACGTAACGACCTCCGCGCAGATGCGGTTATCAAGTCAGTGGGCATAGCAGAAGGATTGGGTTCAACCAGCGCCTATACCTGGATGAAGCTGCCTGTGGTCGATGAGATGGAACGCGTCATGGCCTCCACCACGCTGCCCACCGTGCTTTTGGGCGGGGACCCTGCGGGAACGCAGGACGAGATTTTCGCCAGTTGGCAGGCTGCCCTCGCCCTGCCAGGCGTTCAGGGGCTCACCGTTGGGCGGACACTTCTCTACCCGGCCGACGGCGACGTCGCCGGTGCCGTGGCGACGGCCGCCTCGCTGCTGAACCACAGCGGGGCAGAGGCCAGCGCCCCAGGAGATCGAGGCATATCAGACCGTATCCCAGTGAAAGTATCGGAGTAG
- the iolC gene encoding 5-dehydro-2-deoxygluconokinase, which yields MTHELLTIGRISVDIYPNDIGVDLEDVTSFGKYLGGSPSNVAVAAARHGRRAGIITRTGDDAFGNYLHRELHKFKVDDSFVSPVKEYPTAVTFCAIKPPEDFPLYFYGRFPTAPDLQIKADELDLQAIRDAGIFWSTVTGLCQEPSRGAHLAAHQARPRAGLKDGQFTILDLDYRPMFWASEEEARAEVSKILPHVTVAIGNDKECAVAVGEGTPDEQADRLLAAGVEIAVVKLGPEGVMAKTRTERVVSAPVPVETLNGLGAGDSFGGAFCHGLLSGWPLSEVLDYANASGAIVASRLSCADAMPTPDEVTSLLADRGRPVPGTGLSASSLAEGAVR from the coding sequence GTGACCCACGAACTGCTTACGATCGGGCGCATCAGCGTTGATATCTACCCGAACGACATTGGCGTCGACCTGGAGGATGTTACGTCCTTCGGCAAATACCTTGGGGGGTCACCTTCCAACGTGGCCGTCGCCGCCGCACGTCATGGTCGCCGGGCGGGAATCATCACCCGAACCGGCGATGACGCTTTCGGCAACTACCTTCACAGGGAGCTGCATAAGTTCAAGGTGGATGATTCCTTCGTCTCGCCGGTCAAGGAGTACCCCACGGCCGTCACGTTCTGTGCAATCAAGCCGCCGGAAGACTTTCCCCTCTACTTCTACGGCCGATTTCCCACGGCTCCGGACCTGCAGATCAAAGCTGATGAGCTTGATCTCCAGGCCATCCGGGATGCCGGGATTTTCTGGTCAACCGTCACAGGGCTGTGCCAGGAGCCAAGCCGCGGGGCGCACCTGGCAGCGCACCAGGCCCGCCCGCGGGCAGGACTCAAGGATGGCCAATTCACCATCCTGGATCTTGACTACCGTCCCATGTTCTGGGCCTCGGAAGAGGAGGCCCGGGCGGAGGTTTCCAAGATTCTTCCGCACGTCACCGTTGCTATCGGTAACGACAAGGAATGTGCTGTTGCCGTGGGAGAAGGCACCCCCGATGAGCAAGCCGACCGCCTGTTGGCGGCCGGCGTCGAAATTGCCGTGGTCAAGCTTGGGCCGGAGGGTGTTATGGCCAAGACGCGCACCGAACGCGTCGTTTCGGCTCCTGTCCCCGTGGAAACCCTGAACGGCCTGGGCGCAGGCGATTCCTTCGGGGGCGCTTTCTGCCATGGATTGTTGTCAGGCTGGCCGCTTTCGGAAGTCCTGGATTATGCCAATGCCTCGGGCGCGATCGTGGCATCACGCCTTTCCTGTGCCGATGCCATGCCGACGCCGGATGAAGTCACCTCGCTGCTGGCCGACCGTGGCCGGCCTGTACCCGGCACAGGTCTTTCGGCGTCCAGCCTTGCAGAAGGAGCAGTGCGATGA
- a CDS encoding sigma-70 family RNA polymerase sigma factor translates to MVDLVRRGDLAAFSELYESHLAVAGYVARAETDNASDAEDVVAEAFASVLEALLAGKGPRESFQAYLTTTVRRMAHRRNVRSRRNATLGYGSAMDDLVLDDNSTIRAFEATVLMRAFRSLPTRWQAVLWCVEVEGLKPAATGRVMELSPNGVSSLLIRAREGLRQAYLQEHVAQTPDDPCIDYSRHFGKYVRNAVRKAARQRIASHVVACARCADVLVYLKEIDEAMNERPKGDAATVS, encoded by the coding sequence TTGGTTGACCTGGTCCGCCGCGGGGATCTCGCCGCGTTCAGCGAACTGTATGAATCCCATCTTGCGGTGGCCGGCTATGTAGCTCGTGCGGAGACTGACAACGCCAGCGACGCGGAGGATGTGGTGGCCGAGGCGTTCGCCTCGGTACTGGAGGCTTTGCTCGCCGGCAAAGGGCCAAGGGAGTCCTTTCAGGCCTACCTGACCACTACGGTCAGGCGGATGGCCCACCGCAGGAATGTCCGCAGCAGGCGGAATGCGACCCTGGGCTACGGCAGCGCCATGGATGATCTGGTCCTGGACGACAACTCGACCATCAGGGCCTTTGAGGCTACCGTCCTGATGCGCGCATTCCGTTCCCTGCCCACGCGCTGGCAGGCCGTTCTCTGGTGCGTCGAAGTTGAAGGCCTGAAACCTGCGGCTACCGGCCGGGTGATGGAGTTGAGCCCCAACGGAGTTTCCTCATTGCTGATCAGGGCAAGGGAGGGTTTGCGCCAGGCGTACCTGCAGGAACACGTGGCACAGACTCCCGATGACCCCTGCATCGATTATTCCCGGCACTTCGGCAAATACGTGCGGAACGCAGTCCGTAAGGCCGCGCGGCAACGCATAGCCAGTCACGTGGTTGCGTGTGCCCGCTGTGCTGATGTTCTGGTTTACCTCAAAGAGATCGACGAAGCCATGAACGAGCGGCCCAAGGGTGATGCCGCGACGGTGAGCTGA
- the trpD gene encoding anthranilate phosphoribosyltransferase → MTSPASAPAASNTWPGLISALINGDDLAAGNTEWAMNMIMSGEATPAQIAGFLVALRSKGETVEELAGLVEAMVQHANPIGISGEKLDIVGTGGDRLNTVNISTMAALVAAGAGAKVVKHGNRAASSTSGSADVLEALGVRLDLSIEQVARNAEEAGITFCFAQVFHPSFRHTAVPRRELAVPTAFNFLGPLTNPAHVQASAVGVANVRMAPLVAGVLARRGSRGLVFRGDDGLDELTPTGPSTVWEIRNGVVTEQVFYPADLGIGPSTVADLRGGDAAANAGVVRDILEGKTGPVRDAVLLNAAAGLVSFDLQAEGTLTERMRKAFASAAESVDSGKASEVLAQWTELSRSEG, encoded by the coding sequence GTGACTTCTCCGGCATCGGCACCTGCAGCCAGCAATACCTGGCCAGGGCTCATCTCAGCATTGATCAATGGCGACGACCTTGCTGCGGGCAATACAGAGTGGGCCATGAACATGATCATGTCCGGGGAAGCGACTCCGGCACAGATTGCAGGCTTCCTTGTGGCCCTGAGATCCAAGGGCGAAACAGTCGAAGAACTCGCCGGCCTGGTCGAAGCCATGGTCCAGCACGCCAACCCCATTGGGATTTCCGGGGAGAAACTGGACATCGTAGGGACTGGTGGCGACCGGCTCAATACCGTCAACATCTCCACGATGGCAGCGCTTGTTGCGGCAGGTGCCGGCGCCAAGGTGGTCAAGCACGGAAACAGGGCAGCATCCTCGACCTCCGGTTCGGCCGATGTGTTGGAGGCCCTGGGCGTTCGCCTGGATCTTTCCATCGAGCAGGTCGCCCGGAACGCAGAAGAGGCAGGAATCACATTCTGCTTCGCGCAGGTTTTCCATCCTTCTTTCCGGCACACAGCTGTGCCGCGCCGCGAGTTGGCCGTACCAACGGCCTTTAACTTCTTGGGACCCTTGACCAACCCCGCGCACGTTCAGGCCTCGGCCGTCGGAGTGGCAAATGTGCGGATGGCTCCGCTGGTGGCCGGCGTGCTGGCCCGCCGGGGGAGCCGTGGACTGGTGTTCCGTGGTGATGACGGGCTCGATGAACTCACACCAACCGGGCCGTCCACTGTATGGGAAATCCGGAACGGCGTCGTCACGGAACAGGTATTTTATCCAGCCGACCTTGGCATCGGCCCTTCCACGGTTGCCGATCTGCGCGGAGGCGATGCTGCGGCGAACGCCGGAGTTGTCCGCGACATCCTTGAGGGAAAGACAGGTCCTGTGCGGGACGCCGTGCTCCTCAACGCGGCCGCGGGCTTGGTTTCCTTTGACCTGCAGGCCGAGGGGACACTCACCGAGCGCATGCGCAAGGCCTTCGCCAGTGCTGCTGAGTCGGTTGACTCCGGCAAGGCTTCCGAAGTCCTCGCACAATGGACTGAACTCAGCCGGAGTGAAGGCTAG
- a CDS encoding DUF3054 domain-containing protein, with protein sequence MLSPSRLWIPAAIADVLLILVFAAIGRDAHARGDILAGAFTTAWPFLAGAALAWLAARAWRSPLAAWPTGVLVWVSTVLVGMLLRAVTGQTVVLPFVLVALVSLAVFLLGYRLIVAFAARVARTRQRRP encoded by the coding sequence ATGCTCTCACCATCACGGCTGTGGATTCCCGCGGCCATTGCAGACGTCCTGTTGATCCTTGTCTTCGCAGCCATTGGCAGGGACGCGCATGCGCGCGGGGATATTCTTGCCGGCGCCTTCACCACAGCGTGGCCCTTCCTGGCCGGAGCAGCGCTGGCCTGGCTCGCAGCCCGCGCCTGGCGCTCACCCTTGGCCGCATGGCCGACTGGCGTCCTGGTGTGGGTCAGTACAGTACTGGTGGGAATGCTGCTCAGGGCTGTGACCGGCCAAACGGTGGTGCTGCCTTTCGTGCTCGTCGCGTTGGTCAGCCTTGCGGTTTTCCTGCTCGGCTACCGGCTCATCGTGGCTTTCGCGGCGAGGGTGGCCCGAACGCGGCAACGCCGCCCCTGA
- a CDS encoding heme-copper oxidase subunit III — MTSATHAPSTPAHPTLNRPNLVSVGTVVWLSSELMFFAGLFAMYFTLRSTSGLMWAEETAKLNFPFALVNTIVLVASSFTCQMGVFAAERLEPRRTGRPLQFTRWGMSEWFVLTFIMGAFFVAGQTTEYAMLVSEHVSLSSNAYGSAFYMTTGFHGLHVIGGLIAFLFIIGRAFAAKKFGHFEATSAIVTSYYWHFVDVVWIGLFLVIYVLK; from the coding sequence GTGACATCTGCGACCCATGCCCCCAGTACCCCGGCGCACCCGACGCTGAACCGCCCCAACCTGGTTTCTGTTGGAACCGTTGTTTGGCTGTCCAGTGAGTTGATGTTCTTCGCCGGCCTCTTTGCCATGTACTTCACCCTGCGCTCCACATCCGGACTGATGTGGGCCGAGGAGACGGCCAAGCTCAACTTCCCGTTTGCGCTCGTCAACACGATCGTCCTTGTGGCAAGTTCGTTTACTTGCCAGATGGGCGTTTTTGCCGCCGAGCGGCTGGAGCCGCGCCGCACCGGACGGCCACTCCAATTCACCCGCTGGGGCATGTCTGAATGGTTTGTCCTGACCTTCATTATGGGTGCCTTCTTCGTGGCCGGACAGACCACGGAATACGCCATGCTCGTCTCCGAGCACGTATCCCTGTCCTCCAACGCCTACGGCTCCGCCTTCTACATGACGACGGGCTTCCACGGCCTGCACGTCATTGGCGGCCTGATCGCCTTCCTGTTCATCATTGGACGCGCATTCGCAGCCAAGAAGTTCGGACACTTTGAAGCGACGTCGGCGATCGTCACCTCGTACTACTGGCACTTTGTCGACGTTGTGTGGATCGGCCTCTTCCTGGTCATCTACGTCCTCAAGTAA